TTCCGTAAGTGCGATCACTCAAACCGGTAAGAAAACATCCAATACGTCCAATTGCCGTTCCGATAATGAGTGGATAAACAAATACATCACCTGTAGAGCGATTGATCCCAATAATCTTTTTAGTAATTTCTACACCAATCACCGCGCCTAATAGCGCTCCTACAATGGTTTTTCCTTGGAGAGATAGTAATAAAAAAAACTGAGAATTTTGCCACAATAAATCAAGATGTTGTAGTAAAACTAGTACTTTCGCGCCAACAAGAGCACCGAGCAATCCACCAACAATTATCAAAGTGCGCTGTGCAGGTGTAATAAAATCATTACGCACGTTACGCAATATTAAATGTAACCCCACAATATAAGCCAAAGATTCAAATAAAATATGCGGGTGAATCCGCAAAGACCCCAAAT
This Chlorogloeopsis sp. ULAP01 DNA region includes the following protein-coding sequences:
- a CDS encoding prolipoprotein diacylglyceryl transferase family protein — protein: MTFPVYFYLGSLRIHPHILFESLAYIVGLHLILRNVRNDFITPAQRTLIIVGGLLGALVGAKVLVLLQHLDLLWQNSQFFLLLSLQGKTIVGALLGAVIGVEITKKIIGINRSTGDVFVYPLIIGTAIGRIGCFLTGLSDRTYGIATTLPWGVDFGDGILRHPTQLYEIIFLIFLLIFIRLRSNYKYKEGDLFKFYLILYLIFRFLIDLIKPDFRIFLGMSAIQIACLCAIVYYWHTIPQILRLKA